From a region of the Nitrospira sp. genome:
- the nuoH gene encoding NADH-quinone oxidoreductase subunit NuoH has translation MDWSHTALTIAVMLGGGLTLAGMLIWVERRLLGVWQERYGPNRLGPGGCLQSLADMIKIFTKEDWVPPFADKAVFVITPAIVVITALMSFAVVPIAPRFVVADLNMGVMFFLAMSSLAAYSVIIGGWASNNKFAFLGSLRAIAQLLSYEVFMGLSLMGAVLLAGSFNLSDIVDAQRHQWFVIPQFLGFLGFFMAGLAEAHRTPFDMPEAEAELVAGYHSEYSGMKFGMFFVGEYLSVILLSAMTVILFFGGWHGPWLPPVVWFALKMSGFIVLIILIRATWPRFRFDQLLTFGWKVVMPLALINLLVTGGVVLWRAG, from the coding sequence ATCGATTGGAGCCACACCGCGCTCACCATCGCCGTCATGCTTGGTGGTGGATTGACCTTGGCTGGGATGTTGATCTGGGTCGAACGTCGACTGCTAGGGGTCTGGCAAGAACGATACGGCCCGAACCGTCTGGGGCCAGGCGGGTGCCTGCAATCCCTGGCGGATATGATCAAGATCTTCACGAAAGAAGACTGGGTTCCGCCTTTCGCCGATAAGGCGGTCTTCGTGATCACGCCGGCCATCGTGGTGATCACCGCACTCATGTCGTTTGCCGTAGTGCCGATTGCTCCCCGCTTTGTCGTCGCCGATCTCAATATGGGCGTCATGTTCTTTCTGGCCATGTCGAGCCTCGCCGCCTACAGTGTCATTATTGGAGGCTGGGCCTCCAACAACAAATTCGCGTTTCTCGGCAGTCTTCGGGCGATCGCGCAGTTATTGAGCTACGAAGTTTTCATGGGGTTGTCGCTGATGGGCGCGGTGCTCTTGGCTGGATCATTCAACCTGAGTGACATTGTCGACGCACAACGGCATCAATGGTTCGTGATTCCTCAATTTCTCGGGTTTCTCGGGTTCTTTATGGCGGGATTGGCTGAAGCGCATCGCACCCCGTTCGATATGCCCGAGGCTGAAGCCGAGCTGGTCGCCGGCTACCACTCGGAGTACAGCGGGATGAAATTCGGGATGTTTTTTGTCGGCGAATACCTCAGTGTCATTCTCCTCTCGGCCATGACCGTGATCCTCTTCTTTGGCGGTTGGCACGGACCCTGGTTGCCGCCGGTGGTGTGGTTTGCCTTGAAAATGTCCGGCTTCATCGTCCTGATCATCCTCATTCGGGCAACCTGGCCACGATTCCGCTTTGATCAGCTACTGACATTCGGCTGGAAGGTTGTGATGCCGCTCGCGTTGATCAATCTCTTGGTGACCGGAGGAGTGGTGTTGTGGAGAGCCGGATAA
- the nuoG gene encoding NADH-quinone oxidoreductase subunit NuoG — MATIIVDNKSYTVDERQNVLAACLGHGLNVPYFCWHPAMGSVGACRQCAVKQFKDDRDQSGRLVMSCMTPAANGTRISIDDPEAKAFRASVIEWLMVNHPHDCPVCDEGGECHLQDMTVMTGHVYRRYSFPKRTHRNQALGPFIRHEMNRCIQCFRCVRYYRDYAGGRDLNVFGAHDALYFGREQDGTLENEFSGNLVEVCPTGVFTDKTFFHHYARKWDLQSAQSICPHCSLGCNTTAGERSGLLRRITNRFNSQVNGYFLCDRGRFGYEYVNSDKRIKRALMRPALDRAKPAQPEGVSQVLDIIGERLQRARGIVGIGSPRASIEANAALRSLVGPQQFFLGVDEQEHRLLSGILSILRTGPVPSASIHDAEQSDAVFVLGEDLLNNAPRLALALLQSVRQQPMERVDELKIPRWDEAAVRNAVQNRRGPLFMAGHRRTWLHEHATDSYFAAPEDVARLGFAVAEKIGPDAPIVSDLTDDVRNLAQRIAEALTHAQRPLIITGTGSGSQATIEAAANVAWALHQQGKQPRLSFVLPECNSAGLALLGGRSLNDAFDTISQGKADTVIVLENDLYRRAEQVKIDAFLDTAQTVIVIDSLEHRTTARADVLLPAATGPESDGTLVNQEGRAQRFYQVFVPDDDVKESWRWLSDLARATSQETGTGSGVATWRNLDDAVSATAAAAPELERIGEVAPPASFRLVGQKVPRQSERCSGRTSLISHLTIHEPSPPVDPDSPLGFTMEGYRGPLPSPLISQFWAPGWNSIQAVNTYQDEVGGPLREEMPGVRLLEPVVTKAPSWFTAIPRAFQPASRQWLLLPRFAVFGSDELSNRSPAIVERMSHPFLSLHPSDGGRLSLEEQSTIDLVVQGTSYRLAVRLDPSTPVGTAGLFSGSEMPSVSVPTQVDLFEAIQTDQRRRVA, encoded by the coding sequence ATGGCTACCATTATCGTCGATAACAAGTCGTATACGGTCGATGAGCGGCAGAATGTGCTCGCCGCATGCCTCGGGCATGGGCTGAACGTGCCCTATTTCTGCTGGCATCCGGCGATGGGGTCAGTTGGAGCGTGCCGCCAGTGCGCGGTCAAACAGTTCAAAGACGATCGTGATCAGTCTGGTCGGCTGGTGATGTCTTGCATGACGCCAGCAGCCAATGGCACTCGCATCTCAATTGATGATCCAGAGGCCAAAGCCTTTCGTGCGTCGGTCATAGAGTGGCTGATGGTCAATCACCCGCACGATTGTCCTGTGTGTGACGAAGGAGGGGAGTGTCATTTGCAAGATATGACGGTCATGACCGGACATGTCTACCGTCGGTACAGCTTCCCAAAACGGACACATCGCAATCAGGCCCTCGGCCCATTCATTCGCCATGAAATGAATCGGTGTATCCAATGCTTCCGCTGCGTACGATATTACCGAGACTATGCCGGTGGACGAGATCTCAATGTATTCGGGGCGCATGACGCCCTCTACTTTGGTCGGGAACAGGATGGCACCTTAGAGAATGAATTCAGCGGTAATCTTGTGGAGGTTTGTCCAACCGGAGTCTTCACCGACAAAACCTTCTTCCATCACTATGCGCGGAAGTGGGATTTGCAATCAGCCCAATCGATTTGTCCACACTGCAGCCTTGGCTGCAATACGACCGCTGGCGAGCGATCTGGCCTGCTGCGTCGGATCACCAATCGGTTTAACAGCCAGGTGAATGGGTACTTTTTGTGCGATCGCGGGCGGTTTGGATATGAGTATGTCAATAGCGACAAGCGGATCAAGCGAGCCCTCATGCGGCCGGCACTCGATCGGGCCAAGCCGGCGCAGCCGGAGGGAGTGTCTCAGGTTCTCGACATTATTGGAGAGCGTTTACAGCGTGCCCGTGGGATCGTCGGCATTGGTTCGCCCCGTGCCTCAATCGAGGCAAATGCGGCGCTCCGCTCATTGGTCGGACCACAACAGTTTTTTCTTGGCGTTGACGAACAGGAACACCGGCTTCTGTCCGGCATTCTCTCCATTCTTCGGACCGGACCGGTGCCTTCCGCGTCCATTCACGATGCAGAACAATCAGACGCCGTCTTCGTCCTGGGCGAAGATCTCTTGAATAATGCGCCTCGATTAGCGCTGGCCCTTCTGCAATCAGTCCGACAACAGCCAATGGAACGGGTCGACGAGTTGAAGATTCCCCGATGGGATGAGGCCGCAGTGCGCAATGCGGTGCAGAATCGACGAGGACCTCTCTTCATGGCCGGGCATCGGCGGACTTGGTTGCATGAGCACGCAACAGACAGCTATTTCGCCGCGCCAGAGGACGTCGCACGACTGGGGTTCGCGGTGGCTGAAAAAATCGGACCCGATGCGCCGATCGTTTCGGATCTCACCGACGACGTCCGCAACCTCGCTCAGCGCATTGCCGAGGCGCTCACTCATGCCCAACGTCCGCTGATCATTACCGGTACGGGAAGCGGCTCTCAGGCGACGATAGAAGCGGCGGCCAATGTTGCTTGGGCCTTGCACCAACAAGGAAAACAGCCTCGGCTCAGTTTCGTTCTTCCGGAGTGTAATAGTGCGGGTCTCGCATTGCTCGGTGGCAGAAGCCTGAATGACGCGTTCGACACGATCAGTCAGGGAAAGGCCGATACCGTGATTGTGCTGGAGAATGACCTGTATCGACGCGCGGAGCAGGTGAAGATCGACGCCTTCTTGGATACCGCCCAAACAGTCATTGTGATCGATTCCCTTGAGCATCGCACAACGGCGCGAGCCGACGTGCTGCTTCCGGCCGCTACAGGCCCGGAATCCGACGGAACCCTTGTGAATCAAGAAGGGCGAGCCCAGCGGTTCTACCAGGTGTTTGTCCCGGACGATGATGTCAAAGAGAGTTGGCGGTGGCTGAGCGACCTTGCTCGTGCAACCTCACAGGAGACTGGTACCGGATCCGGAGTAGCGACCTGGCGCAACCTCGACGATGCGGTTTCCGCAACGGCGGCGGCTGCCCCTGAGCTGGAACGAATCGGAGAGGTCGCACCCCCTGCAAGTTTTCGTCTGGTGGGTCAAAAAGTTCCCAGGCAGTCTGAGCGATGTAGCGGGCGCACCTCCCTGATCTCTCATCTGACCATCCACGAACCGTCCCCCCCTGTCGACCCAGATTCACCGCTCGGATTTACGATGGAGGGGTACAGAGGACCGCTTCCCTCACCGCTGATTTCCCAATTCTGGGCTCCCGGCTGGAATTCTATCCAGGCCGTGAATACCTATCAGGATGAAGTCGGCGGACCGTTGCGTGAGGAAATGCCGGGGGTTCGGCTCCTTGAGCCAGTCGTGACGAAGGCACCCAGTTGGTTTACTGCCATTCCACGTGCGTTTCAGCCGGCCTCCCGTCAATGGTTGCTCCTTCCACGGTTCGCCGTGTTTGGGAGCGACGAACTCAGTAATCGCTCTCCGGCGATCGTCGAACGGATGTCCCACCCGTTCCTGTCCTTGCATCCATCAGATGGAGGGCGGCTGAGCCTGGAGGAGCAGAGTACGATCGATCTGGTGGTGCAGGGGACGTCATACCGGCTTGCTGTGCGCCTCGATCCTTCTACCCCGGTGGGTACGGCAGGCCTCTTCAGTGGGTCTGAGATGCCCAGCGTAAGCGTGCCGACTCAGGTCGATCTGTTTGAGGCGATCCAGACCGACCAAAGGCGGAGGGTGGCATGA
- a CDS encoding SLBB domain-containing protein, translated as MERPLTQRIHADGTTRSLHEYVKDGGYRCVQRLATGLAPKDLQRLVTEAGLRGRGGGGFLTGTKWSFVPMGPDAPKPKYIVANGDEMEPGTFKDRVLMEGDPHGLIEGMILAGYAIDAEIGYIFLRGEYHLSAQRLTQAIAEAYAAGYLGKPLPGTGFRFDLHLHSSAGRYICGEETALINALEGKRAVPRAKPPFPQTVGLWGKPTIVQNVETLYNLPHIVNHGSAWYHSLSRTQDGGTKIYGISGRVTNPGSWELPLGTTAREVLERYAGGMADGVHFRGLLPGGISTSFMTEEHVDLPLDFSSIPPEVGRLGTATMIVLDDHTCPVGFVLNLEKFFARESCGWCTPCREGLPWVARLLQSFEVGRATNDDLALLDMHTKWLAPGHTFCGLAPGAIAPLQSALKYFRDDFEQHISLGRCPWSNKPAQLRVLV; from the coding sequence ATGGAACGACCACTCACTCAACGCATTCATGCGGATGGCACCACGCGGTCGCTACACGAATACGTGAAGGATGGTGGATATCGCTGCGTTCAACGGCTCGCTACCGGGCTGGCGCCCAAGGACCTGCAGCGACTGGTGACCGAAGCGGGATTGCGCGGCAGGGGCGGTGGCGGGTTTCTCACCGGCACAAAGTGGAGCTTTGTCCCGATGGGCCCCGATGCGCCGAAACCAAAGTATATCGTGGCCAATGGTGATGAAATGGAACCGGGCACATTTAAGGATCGTGTGCTGATGGAGGGGGACCCTCATGGCCTGATCGAAGGGATGATCCTCGCTGGCTATGCCATCGACGCGGAGATCGGCTACATTTTCTTGCGCGGGGAATATCATCTATCTGCCCAGCGTCTGACCCAAGCGATTGCGGAAGCCTATGCGGCAGGGTATCTTGGCAAGCCCCTCCCTGGGACGGGGTTTCGTTTTGACCTCCATCTCCATTCCAGCGCCGGCCGGTATATCTGTGGAGAAGAAACCGCGCTGATCAATGCGCTGGAAGGGAAGCGAGCCGTTCCCCGCGCAAAACCTCCCTTTCCACAAACGGTCGGCTTATGGGGGAAACCGACCATCGTGCAGAACGTCGAGACCCTCTACAACCTCCCGCATATCGTGAATCACGGCTCCGCTTGGTATCACAGCTTGAGTCGTACTCAGGACGGTGGCACGAAGATCTATGGCATCAGTGGGCGCGTCACCAATCCTGGATCGTGGGAATTGCCACTCGGCACCACAGCGCGTGAAGTTCTGGAACGATATGCCGGGGGAATGGCCGATGGTGTTCACTTTCGGGGCCTATTGCCAGGCGGCATATCCACTTCGTTCATGACCGAGGAGCACGTCGATCTCCCGTTGGATTTTTCGTCGATCCCGCCTGAGGTCGGTCGTCTTGGCACTGCTACCATGATCGTACTGGATGACCACACCTGTCCGGTTGGGTTTGTGCTGAATCTAGAGAAGTTCTTTGCCCGTGAGTCCTGTGGCTGGTGTACGCCTTGTCGGGAAGGGTTGCCGTGGGTCGCTCGACTCCTCCAGTCGTTCGAGGTAGGGCGCGCGACGAACGACGATCTGGCACTCCTAGACATGCATACGAAGTGGCTTGCTCCCGGTCATACATTCTGCGGTCTCGCACCTGGTGCGATAGCCCCCCTGCAATCGGCTTTGAAATACTTTCGCGACGACTTTGAACAGCACATCAGCTTAGGGCGATGCCCCTGGAGTAACAAGCCAGCGCAATTGAGGGTCTTAGTTTAA
- the nuoE gene encoding NADH-quinone oxidoreductase subunit NuoE — MLSDAERRELEDAVTHYPDKRGAAIDALLTIQRRRGWISDDTLLEIAQFLEITAEDLDSIATFYNLVFRKPVGRHVAFVCDSISCWIKGCEQVQEQIKTLYEVDLGQTSPDGRLTVLPIACLGQCERAPALMIDQDVYGDVTPEKIGQIVEKYK; from the coding sequence ATGCTGTCAGACGCTGAACGACGAGAACTTGAAGACGCTGTCACGCATTACCCTGATAAACGGGGAGCTGCCATCGATGCCCTGCTGACCATCCAGCGACGGCGCGGCTGGATCTCGGATGACACGCTTCTCGAGATTGCGCAATTTCTCGAGATCACGGCTGAGGATCTGGATAGCATCGCGACATTCTACAACCTCGTGTTTCGGAAACCCGTCGGTCGGCATGTGGCCTTCGTATGCGACAGCATTAGTTGTTGGATCAAGGGTTGCGAGCAAGTGCAGGAGCAGATCAAAACACTCTATGAAGTGGATCTGGGACAGACATCGCCAGACGGGCGTCTGACCGTTTTGCCCATCGCGTGTTTAGGACAGTGTGAACGGGCACCGGCTCTGATGATCGATCAGGATGTGTATGGCGACGTGACCCCCGAAAAGATCGGACAGATCGTGGAGAAATACAAATAA
- the nuoC gene encoding NADH-quinone oxidoreductase subunit C/D: protein MTPRSSALRDTTIGEQTGLVAELMTHFGSEGYLTAVQATKDEIPTIWVEKHRLREVLRYVKTELPRPFPMLFDLSATDERLRRHYDGLPIGTFTVFYHLFSFDRNQSLRIKVALDGEPLSLPSSRDLWPNADWYEREIFDMFGIRFDGHPFLRRLLMPSWWEGYPLRKDHPSRATEIGQFQLPPDKLVMTQEALQFKPEDWGLARTHHDHDSDFDYMFINLGPAHTGTHGVLRLVAQLAGEEIINIVPDIGFHHRSQEKIAERQTWHSFIPYTDRVDYLQGVLNEMPYCLSVERLAGVTVPPRAQVIRVMMSELYRIASHLVWYGTFAADIGALSPVFYMFNDRERILAIAEAICGGRMHPNWLRIGGVARDLPIGWDTLVKQFVEWFPSRLDDYERLVMDNPILKQRTVGIGAVSLDDAIAWGATGPMLRACGLPWDLRKARPYSGYDQFDFEVPTASNGDCYDRAVVHVLELRQSLAIVRQCLNAMPSGAYTSLDPLATPPLKTHTMRDIETLIHHFVGVSWGPVLPPGEAEVPTESSKGQTSYYLTSDGSQLSYRTRIRTPSFAHIQMVPLMARGELLSDLLAVLGSVDYVLSDVDR from the coding sequence ATGACTCCACGATCCTCGGCCCTACGAGACACCACGATCGGTGAACAAACTGGACTGGTTGCGGAGCTCATGACGCACTTCGGTTCGGAAGGATATCTGACTGCCGTGCAAGCCACCAAGGATGAGATACCGACGATCTGGGTCGAGAAACACCGGCTTCGTGAAGTTCTCCGCTATGTCAAGACTGAACTCCCTCGTCCGTTTCCCATGCTGTTCGACCTGAGTGCGACAGACGAACGGCTCCGCCGCCATTATGATGGATTGCCAATCGGAACTTTTACCGTGTTCTACCACCTCTTTTCCTTTGATCGGAACCAATCACTTCGCATCAAGGTGGCGCTCGATGGTGAGCCGCTCTCTCTGCCGTCGAGCAGAGATCTGTGGCCAAACGCCGATTGGTATGAACGAGAAATCTTCGACATGTTTGGGATACGTTTCGACGGACACCCATTTCTGCGCCGCCTCCTCATGCCTTCGTGGTGGGAAGGGTATCCACTTCGCAAGGATCATCCCTCGCGTGCGACGGAAATCGGGCAGTTCCAACTGCCGCCGGACAAGCTGGTCATGACCCAGGAGGCGTTGCAATTCAAGCCCGAGGACTGGGGGTTAGCCAGAACCCATCACGATCACGACTCCGACTTCGACTATATGTTCATCAACCTCGGCCCGGCACATACCGGCACGCACGGCGTGCTCCGACTCGTGGCGCAACTCGCGGGTGAGGAAATCATCAATATCGTCCCGGATATCGGTTTTCACCATCGTTCCCAGGAAAAGATCGCTGAACGGCAAACCTGGCATTCCTTCATCCCCTACACCGACCGTGTGGACTACCTCCAGGGTGTGCTGAACGAAATGCCATATTGTCTCTCGGTCGAACGATTGGCGGGTGTCACCGTGCCACCACGGGCGCAAGTCATCCGAGTCATGATGTCCGAACTCTATCGAATCGCCAGTCATCTCGTCTGGTATGGGACCTTTGCGGCGGACATTGGCGCCTTGTCACCGGTCTTTTACATGTTCAACGATCGAGAGCGAATCCTTGCGATCGCCGAAGCCATTTGTGGTGGCCGTATGCATCCGAATTGGCTCCGGATCGGTGGGGTAGCACGGGATCTTCCCATCGGATGGGACACACTGGTCAAACAGTTCGTCGAGTGGTTTCCAAGCCGGCTCGATGACTATGAGCGCCTCGTGATGGACAATCCGATTCTCAAGCAACGGACCGTCGGGATCGGCGCCGTGTCCCTCGATGACGCCATCGCGTGGGGTGCCACCGGCCCCATGTTGCGAGCCTGCGGCTTGCCGTGGGATTTGCGCAAAGCCCGCCCGTACTCCGGCTATGACCAGTTCGACTTTGAAGTTCCAACCGCTTCAAATGGTGATTGTTACGACCGAGCAGTGGTGCATGTCTTGGAGTTGCGCCAGTCGCTGGCGATCGTTCGTCAGTGTCTCAACGCCATGCCGTCCGGTGCCTATACATCACTCGATCCACTTGCGACGCCACCGTTGAAGACACACACAATGCGGGACATCGAAACGCTGATCCATCATTTTGTCGGGGTGAGTTGGGGGCCGGTGCTTCCCCCCGGTGAAGCAGAAGTTCCCACAGAATCGTCAAAAGGCCAGACCAGTTATTACTTGACGAGTGATGGGTCGCAGCTCTCGTACAGGACGAGAATTCGCACCCCCTCGTTCGCCCACATTCAGATGGTGCCACTGATGGCGCGTGGAGAATTGTTATCAGATCTCTTGGCCGTCCTTGGAAGCGTGGACTATGTGTTATCCGATGTGGATCGCTGA
- a CDS encoding NADH-quinone oxidoreductase subunit B, whose amino-acid sequence MSQRSSTMTEWRNGRLEGVRITDGGDGSLTAVVGDSVLFAKLQDLLAWGRKNSLWPLNFGLSCCFVEMATSLTSVYDVSRFGAEVVRGSPRQADVLVVSGTVFMKVAPVIKQLYEQMLEPRWVISMGSCSNSGGMFDAYSVVQGVDKFIPVDVYMPGCPPPPHAFMECLLLLQNMVGSERRPLSWHFGPQEVQRPIVPSMRDAKRAERMSQREYPGIDVLPRTDLLSPHFAGQPDGRSKGKS is encoded by the coding sequence ATGAGTCAACGGAGTTCTACGATGACCGAGTGGCGTAACGGACGACTGGAGGGTGTGCGGATTACCGATGGCGGCGATGGCTCGTTGACCGCTGTCGTTGGTGACTCGGTCCTCTTTGCAAAGCTTCAGGATCTTCTGGCCTGGGGACGGAAGAATTCACTCTGGCCGTTGAACTTCGGTTTGTCGTGCTGTTTCGTCGAGATGGCGACGAGTTTGACCAGTGTCTACGACGTGTCTCGGTTTGGCGCAGAAGTCGTACGCGGTTCACCGCGGCAGGCCGATGTGCTGGTCGTGTCGGGCACGGTGTTTATGAAGGTAGCTCCCGTCATCAAGCAGCTCTATGAACAGATGCTGGAGCCGCGTTGGGTGATTTCGATGGGGTCCTGCTCGAACTCCGGAGGCATGTTTGACGCCTATTCTGTCGTGCAAGGCGTCGATAAATTCATTCCTGTGGACGTGTATATGCCGGGATGTCCGCCGCCGCCACATGCTTTTATGGAATGTCTGCTGCTCCTCCAGAACATGGTGGGATCAGAGCGCCGACCCTTGAGCTGGCACTTTGGTCCACAGGAAGTTCAGAGACCCATTGTGCCCTCGATGCGGGACGCAAAACGGGCCGAGCGGATGAGTCAGCGTGAATATCCGGGTATCGATGTGCTCCCTCGGACCGATCTCCTCTCCCCTCACTTTGCAGGGCAGCCGGACGGCCGTTCGAAAGGCAAGTCATGA
- the ndhC gene encoding NADH-quinone oxidoreductase subunit A: protein MVDDAIWQICVYGICVGLVIAVMLGLPPLLGERHWKKTERRSDSATDIPYECGIRPTGNAQVRPPVQYYLIAMFFVIFDVEAAYLYAWAVAVPETGWLGFIEVTIFVSILLASLAYLWLTGALDWYAQSQRPRVRHEQPPRMNESTEFYDDRVA, encoded by the coding sequence ATGGTCGATGACGCTATTTGGCAAATTTGTGTCTACGGGATATGTGTCGGCCTGGTGATCGCCGTCATGCTGGGACTCCCGCCCTTGCTTGGCGAGCGCCACTGGAAAAAGACTGAGCGCCGCTCCGACAGCGCAACGGACATCCCCTATGAATGTGGGATTCGGCCGACTGGCAACGCTCAAGTCCGTCCACCGGTGCAATATTATTTGATCGCCATGTTCTTCGTCATTTTCGATGTGGAGGCGGCGTACCTCTATGCCTGGGCCGTCGCGGTACCGGAGACCGGTTGGCTTGGCTTTATTGAAGTGACGATCTTCGTCAGCATTCTTTTGGCATCCCTTGCCTATTTGTGGCTCACCGGAGCGCTCGACTGGTATGCACAGTCTCAACGTCCGCGGGTTCGTCATGAGCAGCCGCCACGCATGAATGAGTCAACGGAGTTCTACGATGACCGAGTGGCGTAA